The proteins below are encoded in one region of Microbacterium pygmaeum:
- the ileS gene encoding isoleucine--tRNA ligase, translating to MTYPRPTTTPGSSFGPAAVPVSSSPRFPEIELEVLDFWRQDGTFQASIAQREGAEEWVFYDGPPFANGLPHYGHLLTGYAKDVFPRFQTMIGKKVDRVFGWDTHGLPAELEAMKQLGITEKSEIEAMGISTFNDRARESVLTYTREWEEYVNRQARWVDFERGYKTLDTTYMESVLWAFKTLYDKGLAYEGYRVLPYCWRDETPLSAHELRMDDDVYKMRQDPSVTVTFPLTGAKAESLGLTGVRALAWTTTPWTLPTNFALAVGPDIKYVVLPAGPNGAADVHHDPSTGPGTVGNEHDPIEAAAHRYLLAQELLGNYAKDLGYEDAAAAQAAVHATILGAELADVTYDRLFDYYADAEMWGTADAWRILVDDYVTTADGTGIVHQAPAYGEDDQRVGEAAGIPTILSLDDGGRFLPAVTDVAGELWMDANTPLVRLLRQDGRLLRLASYEHSYPHCWRCRNPLIYKAVSSWFVRVTEFRDRLEELNEQITWVPENVKHGQFGKWVQGARDWSISRNRYWGSPIPIWKSDDPEYPRVDAYGSLEELERDFGRLPRNAAGDVDLHRPYIDDLTRPNPDDPTGASTMRRIEDVLDVWFDSASMPFAQVHYPFEHHEWFDSHAPADFIVEYIGQTRGWFYVMHVLSGALFDRPAFKGVISHGIILGNDGQKASKSLRNYPDVYETYESDGSDATRWYLMSSPVLRGGNFVVTADGLRAGVREFLLPLWNSWYFFATYANAARADGGAGYEATWRTDSTDVLDRYILALTGDLVRDVRAGLENLDSPAAATVLREFAEALTNWFIRRSRDRFWVGVSDDDPTTTEAFDTLYTVLETLTRVAAPLIPLISERIWQGLTGGRSVHLTDWPDADAFPAHADIRPAMDAVRDISSVTNALRKKSGRRVRLPLASLTVVRADAGTLAQFEDILRDELNVKAVQLVELGTGTAAEYGITHRLSVNARAAGPRLGKSVQTVIQAARSGDWSETDGVVTAGGIALEPAEYELALETTGRPEGEALALLPAGGFVLLDTRTTPELEAEGLARDVIRAVQDTRRAAGFDVSDRIRLQLQFEDSADAAAVAAAFQLADVAGETLAVAHAVRTSTEVLLADGPITETDEVEYEAIIEAGTYANQGAFTVSVARTEVGA from the coding sequence ATGACCTACCCTCGTCCGACCACAACCCCTGGCAGCTCGTTCGGCCCTGCCGCCGTGCCGGTCTCATCCAGCCCGCGCTTCCCGGAGATCGAACTCGAGGTTCTGGACTTCTGGCGCCAGGACGGGACGTTCCAGGCCTCCATCGCCCAGCGTGAGGGCGCTGAGGAGTGGGTCTTCTACGACGGTCCGCCGTTCGCGAACGGGCTGCCGCACTACGGCCACCTGCTCACCGGCTACGCGAAGGACGTCTTCCCGCGGTTCCAGACGATGATCGGCAAGAAGGTCGACCGCGTGTTCGGCTGGGACACGCACGGTCTTCCGGCCGAACTGGAGGCGATGAAGCAGCTCGGAATCACAGAGAAGTCCGAGATCGAGGCGATGGGCATCTCCACGTTCAACGATCGGGCGCGCGAGTCGGTCCTGACGTACACGCGCGAGTGGGAAGAGTACGTCAACCGCCAGGCGCGGTGGGTCGATTTCGAGCGCGGCTACAAGACGCTCGACACCACCTACATGGAGAGCGTCCTGTGGGCCTTCAAAACGCTCTACGACAAGGGGCTCGCGTACGAGGGGTATCGCGTCCTGCCGTACTGCTGGCGCGACGAGACTCCGCTGAGCGCGCACGAGCTGCGCATGGACGACGACGTCTACAAGATGCGTCAGGACCCGTCGGTGACCGTGACCTTCCCGTTGACGGGCGCGAAGGCCGAATCGCTCGGTCTGACCGGCGTTCGCGCGCTGGCATGGACGACCACACCCTGGACGCTGCCCACGAACTTCGCCCTCGCGGTGGGTCCCGACATCAAGTACGTCGTGCTGCCCGCCGGCCCGAACGGCGCGGCCGATGTGCACCACGATCCTTCGACGGGCCCGGGCACCGTAGGCAACGAGCACGACCCGATCGAGGCGGCCGCGCACCGGTACCTGCTCGCGCAGGAGCTGCTCGGCAACTACGCGAAGGACCTCGGCTACGAGGACGCCGCGGCCGCCCAGGCGGCCGTGCATGCCACGATCCTCGGCGCAGAACTCGCGGACGTGACCTACGATCGGCTCTTCGACTACTACGCGGATGCCGAGATGTGGGGCACCGCGGATGCCTGGCGCATCCTGGTCGACGACTACGTCACGACTGCGGACGGCACGGGCATCGTCCACCAGGCGCCCGCCTACGGCGAGGACGACCAGCGGGTCGGCGAGGCTGCCGGCATCCCCACGATCCTCTCCCTGGACGACGGCGGCCGCTTCCTGCCTGCGGTCACCGACGTCGCCGGTGAACTGTGGATGGACGCGAACACGCCGCTCGTGCGTCTGCTGCGCCAGGACGGGCGCCTGCTGCGTCTGGCCAGTTACGAGCACTCGTACCCGCACTGCTGGCGCTGCCGGAACCCTCTGATCTACAAGGCCGTCTCCAGCTGGTTCGTGCGGGTCACCGAGTTCCGCGACCGCCTGGAGGAGCTGAACGAGCAGATCACCTGGGTGCCGGAAAACGTCAAGCACGGCCAGTTCGGCAAGTGGGTGCAGGGCGCACGCGACTGGTCGATCAGCCGCAACCGCTACTGGGGCTCGCCGATCCCGATCTGGAAGAGCGATGACCCCGAGTACCCCCGTGTCGACGCGTACGGCTCGCTGGAAGAGCTGGAGCGCGACTTCGGACGCCTCCCGCGCAACGCCGCCGGTGACGTCGATCTGCACCGGCCGTACATCGACGATCTGACGCGCCCGAACCCGGACGACCCGACCGGCGCAAGCACCATGCGGCGCATCGAGGACGTGCTGGATGTCTGGTTCGATTCGGCTTCGATGCCGTTCGCGCAGGTGCACTATCCGTTCGAGCACCACGAGTGGTTCGACTCGCACGCCCCGGCCGACTTCATCGTGGAGTACATCGGCCAGACGCGCGGCTGGTTCTACGTCATGCACGTACTCTCGGGCGCGCTGTTCGATCGCCCCGCGTTCAAGGGCGTGATCAGCCACGGCATCATCCTGGGCAACGACGGGCAGAAGGCGTCCAAGTCGCTGCGCAACTACCCGGACGTCTACGAGACGTACGAAAGCGACGGGTCGGATGCGACACGCTGGTACCTCATGTCCAGCCCGGTGCTGCGCGGCGGTAATTTCGTCGTCACGGCCGACGGCCTGCGCGCGGGTGTGCGGGAGTTCCTGCTGCCGCTGTGGAATTCGTGGTACTTCTTCGCCACGTACGCCAACGCCGCCCGCGCCGACGGAGGTGCGGGGTACGAGGCGACATGGCGCACCGACTCCACCGACGTGCTCGACCGCTACATCCTGGCGCTGACAGGCGATCTGGTCCGCGATGTTCGGGCGGGCTTGGAGAATCTGGACTCGCCCGCAGCCGCCACGGTGCTGCGGGAATTCGCCGAGGCGCTGACGAACTGGTTCATCCGCCGCTCGCGCGACCGGTTCTGGGTCGGCGTCTCGGACGACGACCCGACCACCACCGAGGCCTTCGACACGCTGTACACCGTCCTCGAGACGCTCACGCGGGTCGCGGCGCCCCTCATCCCGCTCATCTCGGAGCGCATCTGGCAGGGACTCACCGGCGGCCGCAGCGTGCACCTCACGGATTGGCCGGACGCCGACGCCTTCCCGGCGCACGCGGACATCCGTCCCGCGATGGATGCGGTGCGCGACATCTCCTCGGTCACGAATGCGCTGCGCAAGAAGAGCGGTCGACGTGTGCGCCTGCCGCTGGCGAGCCTCACGGTCGTACGAGCGGATGCCGGAACGCTGGCGCAATTCGAAGACATCCTGCGCGACGAATTGAACGTCAAGGCGGTGCAGCTGGTCGAACTCGGCACCGGTACCGCTGCGGAGTACGGCATCACCCACCGCCTGTCGGTGAACGCGCGCGCCGCCGGACCACGCCTCGGCAAGAGCGTCCAGACCGTCATCCAGGCCGCCCGATCCGGGGACTGGTCGGAGACCGACGGCGTGGTGACCGCCGGCGGCATCGCGCTCGAGCCGGCGGAGTACGAGCTCGCTCTGGAGACCACCGGCCGGCCGGAGGGAGAAGCGCTCGCGCTGCTGCCCGCCGGAGGCTTCGTCCTGCTGGACACCCGCACAACGCCGGAGCTCGAGGCCGAGGGGCTCGCGCGCGACGTCATCCGTGCGGTGCAGGACACCCGCCGTGCAGCCGGCTTCGATGTCAGCGATCGCATCCGGCTCCAGCTGCAGTTCGAGGATTCCGCAGATGCCGCGGCGGTCGCGGCCGCGTTCCAGCTCGCCGACGTCGCCGGCGAGACGCTGGCGGTCGCGCATGCGGTGCGGACGAGCACCGAGGTGCTCCTGGCCGACGGTCCCATCACGGAGACGGACGAGGTCGAGTACGAGGCGATCATCGAGGCTGGAACATACGCGAACCAGGGCGCCTTCACAGTGTCGGTGGCACGGACGGAGGTCGGCGCATGA
- a CDS encoding bifunctional folylpolyglutamate synthase/dihydrofolate synthase, giving the protein MSDRSRADAVYAALLERQGEQWVQPRVERTRRVLELLDDPQRTYRVVHVTGTNGKTSTSRIIESLVRAHGLRTGLFTSPHLERFTERIMIDGAPIADAAVADAWDEITPFIDLVDAELSAAGDAALTFFELLTVLAFVAFADAPIDVLVLEVGMGGAWDSTNTADGDVAVFAPIDIDHADRLGETIREIAIVKAGIIKDGAAVVSARQDAAAQAVLQAAATERGASIAFEGTDFALTEDRLAVGGQLISVRGIAGTYDDEYLPLYGAHQARNAALAIAAVESLIGGGAQVITGDILTEGLAQVTSPGRLQLVGIDPTVLVDAAHNPHGAHALVSALRESFDFDEWGVVLGVLADKDAAGIVAQIAPLAAHVFATAPESERAADADAIADLAEAAGLPVTVHATLAEAADAAREWAANAERRAVVIAGSVLLAGETVTLADVEDWKSGWQR; this is encoded by the coding sequence ATGAGCGATCGAAGCCGCGCGGACGCGGTCTACGCCGCGCTCCTGGAACGTCAGGGCGAGCAGTGGGTGCAGCCGCGGGTGGAGCGCACCCGCCGTGTGCTCGAGCTGCTTGATGACCCGCAGCGCACCTACCGGGTGGTCCACGTCACGGGGACGAACGGGAAGACCTCCACCAGCCGCATCATCGAGAGCCTGGTTCGCGCGCACGGTCTTCGCACCGGCCTGTTCACGAGCCCGCACCTCGAGCGGTTCACCGAGCGCATCATGATCGACGGGGCACCGATCGCCGACGCCGCCGTGGCCGACGCCTGGGACGAGATCACGCCGTTCATCGACCTCGTCGATGCCGAGCTGTCCGCGGCGGGCGACGCCGCGCTCACCTTCTTCGAGCTGCTGACGGTGCTTGCCTTCGTCGCCTTCGCGGACGCGCCGATCGACGTGCTGGTCCTCGAGGTGGGCATGGGCGGCGCCTGGGACTCGACGAACACCGCGGACGGTGACGTCGCGGTCTTCGCGCCGATCGACATCGACCACGCCGACCGCCTTGGGGAGACGATCCGGGAGATCGCGATCGTGAAGGCCGGAATCATCAAGGACGGCGCCGCGGTGGTCTCGGCACGGCAGGATGCCGCGGCGCAGGCGGTCCTCCAGGCGGCCGCGACCGAACGCGGCGCGAGCATCGCCTTCGAGGGGACCGACTTCGCCCTCACCGAGGACCGTCTCGCCGTCGGCGGCCAGCTCATCTCCGTGCGCGGAATCGCCGGCACGTACGACGACGAATACCTTCCGCTGTACGGCGCCCATCAGGCGCGAAACGCCGCCCTCGCGATCGCGGCCGTCGAATCGCTGATCGGCGGCGGCGCGCAGGTGATCACGGGCGACATCCTCACCGAGGGCCTGGCTCAGGTGACCTCGCCCGGGCGACTGCAGCTGGTCGGCATCGATCCCACGGTTCTGGTGGATGCCGCGCACAACCCGCACGGCGCTCACGCGCTGGTCTCGGCCCTGCGCGAGTCGTTCGACTTCGACGAATGGGGTGTCGTGCTCGGGGTCCTGGCCGACAAGGACGCCGCGGGCATCGTGGCCCAGATCGCGCCGCTCGCCGCGCATGTCTTCGCCACCGCGCCCGAATCCGAACGTGCCGCGGACGCCGACGCCATCGCCGACCTCGCCGAAGCGGCCGGTCTGCCCGTCACCGTGCACGCCACCCTGGCGGAGGCTGCCGATGCCGCCCGGGAGTGGGCTGCAAATGCCGAGCGTCGCGCCGTCGTGATCGCCGGCTCGGTGCTTCTTGCCGGCGAGACGGTCACGCTCGCAGACGTCGAGGACTGGAAGAGCGGGTGGCAGCGATGA
- a CDS encoding DUF4233 domain-containing protein — translation MSRRERAPRVRRVRGAQESLGSIVLASESLIVFLCGLVVFGLKALPAPIEPWWGIVGGVVLAVAMLLASGVVRYRWGIVLGWVLQVVLALAGFLVPTITLVALVFGGMWAYATIKGASLDARNARLASQADIPNGD, via the coding sequence ATGAGTCGCCGGGAACGCGCGCCCCGCGTGCGCCGGGTGCGCGGCGCGCAGGAGTCGCTCGGATCGATCGTCCTGGCCTCCGAGTCGCTGATCGTGTTCCTGTGCGGGCTGGTCGTCTTCGGGTTGAAGGCGCTTCCCGCACCGATCGAGCCGTGGTGGGGCATCGTCGGCGGCGTGGTGCTGGCAGTGGCGATGCTGCTGGCCTCCGGGGTCGTGCGGTACCGGTGGGGGATCGTCCTGGGATGGGTCCTGCAGGTCGTGCTGGCTCTCGCCGGATTCCTCGTGCCGACGATCACGCTGGTCGCGCTGGTTTTCGGTGGCATGTGGGCGTATGCGACGATCAAGGGGGCGTCGCTGGATGCGCGAAACGCGCGGCTCGCCTCACAAGCAGACATCCCGAACGGAGACTGA
- the ndk gene encoding nucleoside-diphosphate kinase yields MATEETLVLVKPDGVARGLTGAILARIEAKGYSLVDIRLVEPDRETLEQHYAEHEGKPFYEPLLEFMLSGPSVAIRLAGNRVIEGFRSLAGTTDPTTAAPGTIRGDFGRDWGLKVQQNLVHGSDSPESAARELGIWFS; encoded by the coding sequence ATGGCCACCGAAGAGACACTCGTCCTCGTCAAACCCGACGGCGTCGCCCGCGGCCTCACCGGCGCGATCCTGGCCCGCATCGAGGCCAAGGGGTATTCGCTCGTCGACATCCGGCTCGTGGAGCCCGACCGCGAGACGCTGGAGCAGCACTACGCGGAGCACGAGGGGAAGCCCTTCTACGAGCCGCTCCTGGAATTCATGCTGTCCGGACCGTCCGTCGCGATCCGGCTCGCCGGCAACCGGGTCATCGAAGGATTCCGCTCGCTCGCCGGGACCACGGACCCCACGACGGCTGCGCCGGGCACGATCCGTGGCGACTTCGGCCGCGACTGGGGCCTGAAGGTCCAGCAGAACCTGGTGCACGGTTCCGACAGCCCGGAGTCAGCGGCCCGCGAATTGGGTATCTGGTTCAGCTGA